The genomic window TCAGTTTCTGATGAAGGAATATAAACTTACCACCATCAGTGATTTTATTCTTGGAGAGGACATGTTTCGCTTTTTCAACGATATTCAGGATACCGCATGGCAAAACAGATACAAAAATCTCTAAGCTTAATTGCTATTTTTGAAGCATGACAGATCAGGGTGGTCACCATATCAACGAAAACTTTAAACGAAAGAAGTCTCCTGCTTTTGAAGATGTTCAGCAATTGTTTCAGGACATCCGAAAGGGAGACCGTGTTGCATTGGGACGAGGAATTACACTGATAGAAAGTGAAAAAGAAGAACATTTTCCACTTGCTTCTCAATTGCTTTCTCTCTGTTTACCCCATTCCGGTAATGCATTTCGCTTAGGCATCACCGGTGTACCCGGTGCAGGGAAAAGTACATTTATTGAAGCCTTCGGAAAACATTTAACCGAACAGGGAAATAAAATTGCCGTTCTGGCTATTGATCCAACCAGCGCATTGCATAGAGGAAGTATTCTGGGCGACAAAACCAGAATGGAAGAACTATCGGCCGATCTCAACGCATTTATTCGTCCCTCTCCTTCCGGTGGAGCATTGGGTGGTGTTGCACGAAAAACCCGCGAAAGCATGATCCTTTGTGAAGCTGCCGGATATACCATGATCCTGGTTGAAACAGTAGGTGTGGGACAAAGCGAAATTCAGGTGCATTCGATGGTAGATATGTTTCTGTTAATTCTCATTGCCGGAGGAGGAGATGAATTGCAGGGAAT from Flavobacteriales bacterium includes these protein-coding regions:
- the meaB gene encoding methylmalonyl Co-A mutase-associated GTPase MeaB; translated protein: MTDQGGHHINENFKRKKSPAFEDVQQLFQDIRKGDRVALGRGITLIESEKEEHFPLASQLLSLCLPHSGNAFRLGITGVPGAGKSTFIEAFGKHLTEQGNKIAVLAIDPTSALHRGSILGDKTRMEELSADLNAFIRPSPSGGALGGVARKTRESMILCEAAGYTMILVETVGVGQSEIQVHSMVDMFLLILIAGGGDELQGIKRGIMEMTDLLIINKDDGGNNPLAQKAKAEYAAALHLFPPAESGWTPRVETCSALEKRNIELILQRIEEFRNLSLTNGYFQKNRTEQNLYWFRQSLEEQLYHDFFHHPVIEKKMPEIRNAIINSTLSPFEAARILLETFKKS